The following are from one region of the Arachis duranensis cultivar V14167 chromosome 10, aradu.V14167.gnm2.J7QH, whole genome shotgun sequence genome:
- the LOC107489102 gene encoding mitochondrial import inner membrane translocase subunit TIM17-1 isoform X1: MEEYFDDVFNSAGHGFMVGVIGGSTFHFFKSLCNSPTHIATACNAVRLNAPRLGGKVAAWATLFTASYDALVFVRQKDDPWNGIFAPAISSGLLSLSRRSLRASACFTICGALYGTAGEVIPIMRNKFEADCMLEKLRKAVVSGLGREIPSPNGGAIKGAIQTDADINGGNSGGPLMDSYGHVIGVNTATFTRKVTVMGMLFFTNIPTPQEYLFCFFFDAISGCGMSVIGFDQPCSISII, from the exons ATGGAAGAATACTTTGATGATGTCTTCAATTCAGCGGGCCACGGGTTCATGGTGGGCGTAATCGGGGGATCCACCTTCCACTTCTTCAAGTCCCTTTGTAACTCTCCAACCCATATCGCTACCGCTTGCAACGCCGTTCGCCTCAATGCACCCCGCCTCGGGGGCAAGGTTGCCGCCTGGGCTACCCTCTTCACTGCTTCCTACGACGCCTTGGTTTTTGTTCGTCAGAAGGACGACCCTTGGAACGGCATATTTGCCCCGGCCATCAGCAGCGGGCTGCTCTCCTTGTCCCGCCGCAGTCTCAGAGCCTCCGCATGCTTCACCATTTGTGGTGCTCTCTACGGCACAGCAGGAGAGGTCATTCCAATCATGAGGAACAAGTTCGAGGCCGATTGCATGCTTGAGAAATTGAGGAAGGCA GTGGTGAGTGGTTTAGGGCGTGAGATACCTTCACCAAATGGAGGGGCCATTAAAGGAGCTATTCAAACTGATGCAGATATTAATGGAG GAAACTCAGGAGGACCATTGATGGACTCATACGGCCATGTTATTGGCGTAAACACAGCAACCTTCACCAGAAAAGTAACTGTTATGGGGATGCTATTCTTCACTAATATTCCAACTCCCCAAGAATActtattttgctttttttttgacGCAATTTCAGGGTGCGGAATGTCAGTTATAGGTTTTGATCAACCATGTTCCATATCTATCATTTGA
- the LOC107489102 gene encoding mitochondrial import inner membrane translocase subunit TIM17-3 isoform X2, giving the protein MEEYFDDVFNSAGHGFMVGVIGGSTFHFFKSLCNSPTHIATACNAVRLNAPRLGGKVAAWATLFTASYDALVFVRQKDDPWNGIFAPAISSGLLSLSRRSLRASACFTICGALYGTAGEVIPIMRNKFEADCMLEKLRKAVVSGLGREIPSPNGGAIKGAIQTDADINGGNSGGPLMDSYGHVIGVNTATFTRKGAECQL; this is encoded by the exons ATGGAAGAATACTTTGATGATGTCTTCAATTCAGCGGGCCACGGGTTCATGGTGGGCGTAATCGGGGGATCCACCTTCCACTTCTTCAAGTCCCTTTGTAACTCTCCAACCCATATCGCTACCGCTTGCAACGCCGTTCGCCTCAATGCACCCCGCCTCGGGGGCAAGGTTGCCGCCTGGGCTACCCTCTTCACTGCTTCCTACGACGCCTTGGTTTTTGTTCGTCAGAAGGACGACCCTTGGAACGGCATATTTGCCCCGGCCATCAGCAGCGGGCTGCTCTCCTTGTCCCGCCGCAGTCTCAGAGCCTCCGCATGCTTCACCATTTGTGGTGCTCTCTACGGCACAGCAGGAGAGGTCATTCCAATCATGAGGAACAAGTTCGAGGCCGATTGCATGCTTGAGAAATTGAGGAAGGCA GTGGTGAGTGGTTTAGGGCGTGAGATACCTTCACCAAATGGAGGGGCCATTAAAGGAGCTATTCAAACTGATGCAGATATTAATGGAG GAAACTCAGGAGGACCATTGATGGACTCATACGGCCATGTTATTGGCGTAAACACAGCAACCTTCACCAGAAAA GGTGCGGAATGTCAGTTATAG